The sequence below is a genomic window from Acetobacter vaccinii.
CAAGGTGCTTGGGGCCAGACGCGTCAGCCGTGATGAACGGCAGGTTGATTTCGGTTTCCTTGGAGGAGGAAAGCTCGATCTTTGCCTTTTCAGCGGCTTCCTTCAGACGCTGCAGAGCCAGCTTGTCGGAGCGCAGGTCAATGCCCTGCTCACGCTTGAACTCGTCAGCCAGGAACGCGATGATGCGGTTGTCGAAGTCTTCACCACCCAGGAAGGTGTCACCGTTGGTGGACTTCACTTCGATCACGCCGTCGGAAATTTCCAGCACGGAAACGTCGAAGGTGCCGCCGCCAAGGTCATAAACCGCAACCGTGCCGCCGCTCTTCTTTTCCAGACCATAGGCCAGAGCTGCTGCTGTCGGCTCGTTGATGATACGCAGGACTTCCAGACCGGCAATCTTGCCCGCATCCTTGGTCGCCTGACGCTGTGCGTCATTGAAGTATGCCGGAACGGTAATGACGGCCTGCGTCACTTTCTCGCCCAGGTAAGCCTCGGCGGTTTCCTTCATCTTGCCCAGGACAAAAGCGGAAATCTGCGAGGGGGCGTATTTCGTGCCGCGTGCCTCAACCCATGCGTCGCCGTTGTCGCCGTTGACAATGGCGTAGGGCACCATGTCCTTGTCTTTCTGGACGGTTGCGTCCCCAAAGCGGCGACCGATCAGGCGCTTGACGGCATACAGGGTGTTGGCCGGGTTAGTCACAGCCTGGCGCTTGGCAGCCTGCCCGACGAGCATTTCACCACCTTCGGTGAAAGCGACCATGGACGGCGTTGTGCGTGCGCCTTCGCTGTTTTCAATAACTTTTGTTTCGTTGCCTTCGCGCACGGCCACGCAGGAGTTGGTGGTGCCGAGGTCAATACCAATAACTTTGCTCAATTTAAGCTCCCTTCAGCGACCCTGTCCGGCCCGAAGCACCAGACAGGCCCCTTACTCTATTGTTATTCATGCAGGTTCTGCCCCATGAACCATCAGGGCAACCCCGTAATGACAAATCAGATGTATGGTGGCGTCTGTTCTTTTTCAAGACAATGCAGGCGCCACCGTGGCAGGATTTTTATTCTCCTGCCACACTGCGGTTCAGGCGCCCTCGGACGCCTTGGCCACAACAACCATAGCGGGCTTGAGCAACCGGCCATGGAGGGTCCATGTCGGTGTCCATGCCTGCATGACGGTGCCCGGCGTATGCTCGGTGCTGGGCTGTTCTGCCATGGCCTGGTGCAGGTTGGCGTCAAACGCCTTGCCTGCGGGGTCATCACACTGGATGCCGTGCCGCTCCAGAATGGAGATGAAAGAACGCTCCGTGCTTTCAATGCCTTCGCGCATTTTGGTCAGGACATTGTCCTCACCTTCCTGCGCGGGGGGCAGGCTGGCCAGCGCACGGCGGAGGTTTTCCGCCGCCTCGACCACATCACGTGCGAACTTCTGCACGGCGTACTGGCGGGCGTCCTCCACGTCGCGCTTGGCGCGGGCGAGGAGATTCTGGTTCTCCGCCTCGGCACGCATCCATTTTTCCCTGAACTCCTCAACAGAACGTTCAAGGTCCTGGATATGGGACTGCTGCCCCCCGGCCGTATCTTCCGGGTGAGAGGCGTGCTGCTCGGCCTGGCCCGGCTCCGCCGGGGTCTCGACCTGGGTGGATTCTGTGTCGTTGCTCATACCTTACCAAGTAGGCAACACCACCGCGCGGGGCAAGACCTCTGGCCATTCCGCCACGCAGGATTTTACATCACGCGCTCCACGTGCTGAAAAAAGCGTGCGATACGGGGTCGCAGCTCTTGGCATGCCTGCGTGGCACAGCCTATTTTAGCAAGTTCGCGCCGATGGCAGGGGCAGATTAAAGGAACATATGGATGATGACTGAGCGCACCAAGCAGACAATAGCGCTGGTCGATGATGATCGTAACATCCTGACTTCGGTCCAGATGACGCTGGAAGCCGAAGGCTTCACTGTGCGCACCTACACGGATGGGGAGGCTGCCCTGCAAGGACTGACGGCCTACCCGGTCGATCTGGCCGTGCTGGATATCAAGATGCCCCGTATGGACGGGATGGAACTGCTCCAGCGGCTGCGTACACGTACCAACCTGCCGGTTATTTTCCTGTCATCCAAAAGCGAGGAAGTCGATCAGCTCATGGGCCTGCGCCTTGGAGCGGACGATTATATTACAAAACCGTTTTCGCAGCGGCTGCTGCTGGAACGCATCCGCGCCCTGCTGCGCCGCAATGATGCCAGCCGGGCCGAGGCCTCGGGCACACCCGCTGGTGGCACGCTGGTGCGGGGCGACCTGTCGCTGGATGAAATGCGCCACAAATGCACCTGGAAAGGGCAGGATGTACCGCTGACTGTCACCGAGTTCCTGCTTGTCAAAACCCTGGCCCACAGGCCGGGGCTGGTAAAGTCCCGCGACCAGTTGATAGACGCTGCCTATGGCGACACCGTCTATGTTGATGACAGAACCATCGACAGCCACATCAAGCGCGTGCGCAAAAAGTTCCGCCAGGTTGATGACGACTTCAACCAGATAGAAACCCTGTACGGTATCGGCTACCGCTACCGCGAGGACTGACCCGCAGCCTATGTCCGGCCGCCCCCGCATTCCCTTCCTCGCCCCCCTGTCACGGCAGGCGCTGGCCCTGCGCAACCTGCGTATTCCGGGGCAGCGCCCGCAGCGGAGCGTGGAGGCCACGGCTGCCTACCGGGCATCTCGCACACGGCTGATCTCCCCACTGATGCGCAGGGTGCTGCTGGTCAACATCCTGCCTCTGGCCCTGCTGGGGGTCACGCTGCTGTTCCTCAACCAGTTCCGGAACAGCCTGCTGACAACGGAAGTCACAGCCCTGCGGGAACAGGCCCGTATTTATGCCGGTGCTCTGGGCCAGAGTGCCGTGCGTGTCACCGGCCATACCCGCGGGCTGGACGGGCAGGACAAGACCTACGCGCTGGAAAGTGCGCTGGCACGCCCCCTGCTGCAACGCCTGACCGAGCCCAGCCCCAACGCCCACGCCCGCCTGTTTGGGCCTGATGGTGCATTGGTGGCCGACAACCTGTCGGACCTGTCCGACATTATGGATGCACCGCCCGAGCCACGCCCCCACCCAGCGGTACGCACCATCCCCTTCCCCCCCACCACGCAGCCAGGTCCTTACGAGCGTTTTCTGACCTGGCTCTGGGCCAGCCATAATCCGCGCATTGTCACCCTCGACAGTGATGAGGAGGATATTCCCGACCACCCGCCCGGCCCCCTGCACCAAGGTAATCCGGAAGAGCATGGTGGCCCCCGTCCGCCGCCAGAAACACCCCCCTACATCCGCCGCACAGCGCGCGGTCGGCTGCTGATTACGGTGGCAGAACCGGTCATTCACAACGGGCGGACGGTCGGGATCATCCAGCTCACACGCGTGGCC
It includes:
- a CDS encoding response regulator transcription factor is translated as MTERTKQTIALVDDDRNILTSVQMTLEAEGFTVRTYTDGEAALQGLTAYPVDLAVLDIKMPRMDGMELLQRLRTRTNLPVIFLSSKSEEVDQLMGLRLGADDYITKPFSQRLLLERIRALLRRNDASRAEASGTPAGGTLVRGDLSLDEMRHKCTWKGQDVPLTVTEFLLVKTLAHRPGLVKSRDQLIDAAYGDTVYVDDRTIDSHIKRVRKKFRQVDDDFNQIETLYGIGYRYRED
- a CDS encoding nucleotide exchange factor GrpE, with translation MSNDTESTQVETPAEPGQAEQHASHPEDTAGGQQSHIQDLERSVEEFREKWMRAEAENQNLLARAKRDVEDARQYAVQKFARDVVEAAENLRRALASLPPAQEGEDNVLTKMREGIESTERSFISILERHGIQCDDPAGKAFDANLHQAMAEQPSTEHTPGTVMQAWTPTWTLHGRLLKPAMVVVAKASEGA